Proteins from one Roseimicrobium gellanilyticum genomic window:
- a CDS encoding FAD-dependent oxidoreductase, with protein sequence MNRLLLSLATAASCIGAASLAPAADVPATPNPGLRYYYPVPAANPAQTIQVDVCVYGGTPGGVAAATQAHRMGKKAAFAVFRRHVGGMTSGGLTAVDVGNARSIGGMGAEFLKSASTAKREAMNDVSGELGFRPSQAETIFRKMLSDANVPVYYEHRLKTVEKDGTRITALVFENGNRIEAKMFIDATYEGDLFARAGVKYFVGREDNSAYGETVNGFQLARTHQFRFAVDPYVKAGDPSSGLLPGITGGPLPAPGTGDKLVQAYNFRMWAVKAADGIAWPKPQGYNRGDFALLERYLTTDLNAEWKFTYGSGPVKLNIGDCNNAGPISTDFVGASNDWPDADYEAREKIFQQHVTYQQGMMWFLAHDEKLPEKVREFTKSFGLPKGEFAETNGWPHELYVREGRRMVSDYVMTQKNCDSREVVPDSVGLASYTMDSHHTSRVLVDGKVKAEGCIEIKVPHPYPVSYRSIVPRESECSNLLVSVCLSSTHVAYGSIRMEPVFMILGQSAATAAVQAIDAGVTVQKVDYTKLRERLVADHQVLEWTKEMQEAAEKNKKKK encoded by the coding sequence ATGAATCGCCTTCTTCTCTCATTGGCCACCGCCGCCTCGTGCATCGGTGCCGCCTCTCTCGCCCCCGCGGCTGACGTTCCTGCCACTCCAAATCCCGGCCTGCGCTACTACTACCCCGTGCCTGCGGCGAATCCGGCTCAGACCATCCAGGTGGACGTGTGCGTCTACGGCGGCACCCCCGGTGGCGTGGCCGCAGCGACCCAGGCGCATCGCATGGGAAAGAAGGCTGCGTTTGCCGTGTTTCGTCGTCACGTGGGTGGCATGACCTCAGGCGGTCTTACCGCCGTGGACGTGGGAAATGCGCGCTCCATCGGCGGCATGGGCGCCGAATTTCTGAAGAGCGCCAGCACCGCGAAGCGTGAAGCCATGAATGATGTGAGTGGCGAGTTGGGCTTCCGCCCTTCCCAGGCCGAGACCATCTTTCGCAAGATGCTCAGCGACGCCAATGTGCCCGTATACTACGAGCACCGCCTCAAGACCGTGGAGAAGGACGGCACCCGCATCACCGCTCTCGTCTTCGAAAACGGCAATCGCATCGAGGCGAAGATGTTCATCGATGCCACCTACGAGGGCGATCTCTTTGCCCGCGCCGGAGTGAAGTACTTCGTGGGCCGCGAGGACAACAGCGCCTATGGCGAAACCGTGAATGGCTTCCAACTCGCGCGCACTCACCAGTTCCGCTTCGCCGTGGATCCGTATGTGAAAGCGGGCGACCCTAGCAGCGGACTCCTCCCAGGCATCACCGGCGGCCCTCTCCCCGCTCCCGGCACCGGCGATAAACTCGTGCAGGCCTACAATTTCCGCATGTGGGCCGTGAAGGCCGCCGATGGCATCGCCTGGCCCAAGCCTCAAGGCTACAACCGTGGCGACTTCGCCCTGCTCGAGCGCTACCTTACCACCGACCTCAATGCCGAGTGGAAGTTCACCTACGGCAGCGGCCCGGTGAAGCTGAACATTGGCGACTGCAACAACGCCGGCCCCATCTCCACGGACTTCGTCGGCGCCAGCAATGACTGGCCGGATGCGGACTATGAAGCGCGTGAAAAGATCTTCCAGCAGCACGTGACCTACCAGCAGGGCATGATGTGGTTCCTCGCGCATGATGAGAAGCTGCCTGAGAAAGTGCGCGAGTTCACGAAGAGCTTTGGCCTGCCCAAGGGCGAATTCGCGGAAACGAACGGCTGGCCGCATGAGCTCTACGTGCGCGAAGGCCGCCGCATGGTCTCCGACTATGTGATGACGCAGAAGAACTGCGACAGCCGCGAAGTCGTGCCGGATAGCGTGGGCCTCGCGAGCTACACCATGGACTCCCATCACACCTCCCGCGTGCTCGTGGATGGCAAGGTGAAGGCGGAGGGCTGCATCGAGATCAAGGTGCCGCATCCCTATCCCGTCAGCTATCGCAGCATCGTGCCGCGTGAATCTGAGTGCTCGAATCTCCTCGTCTCCGTGTGCCTCTCCTCCACGCACGTGGCGTACGGCTCCATCCGCATGGAACCTGTCTTCATGATTCTCGGCCAATCTGCCGCCACCGCCGCCGTACAAGCAATCGATGCCGGAGTGACTGTGCAAAAGGTGGACTACACCAAGCTCCGCGAACGTCTCGTCGCCGACCACCAGGTGCTCGAGTGGACGAAGGAGATGCAGGAAGCTGCTGAGAAAAACAAAAAGAAAAAGTAA
- a CDS encoding polysaccharide deacetylase family protein yields MRLFLASALTLLLVCATASAQSPGETRIAKWKDDRTAVFLLMFDDSWPSHWQVAAPELVKRGLTATFYICPAKGEYKHSIEKWEKELWKKGMVYGVHTMTHGGIKDAAHGEYEIGENASYIRTIVPHTKDKLVSYARPGTKPGTWNITNEEEAALLKKHQLIDRPPFKDHGAVYHLKTTEEMIALADKAIAAKDMEYLVVHGVERVGPVVKYQDFWPLAQAVFFPLLDGLKERSDKGALWVTDHISYHQYLTERESAEVKIVEATDKSIRLQLTSKADPKLYDQPLTLLTHVPTTWKKCRITQGTQKTTVSVSNGTARYDALPGGSDIVLQEDSTP; encoded by the coding sequence ATGCGCCTCTTCCTTGCCTCCGCCCTCACCCTCCTCCTCGTCTGCGCGACCGCCTCCGCACAGTCACCTGGCGAGACCCGCATCGCCAAATGGAAGGATGATCGCACTGCGGTCTTCCTCCTGATGTTTGACGACAGCTGGCCGAGCCACTGGCAGGTGGCCGCTCCGGAACTGGTGAAGCGCGGCCTCACCGCCACCTTCTACATCTGCCCCGCCAAGGGCGAGTACAAGCACTCCATCGAAAAATGGGAAAAGGAACTGTGGAAGAAGGGGATGGTCTACGGCGTGCACACCATGACGCACGGCGGCATCAAGGACGCCGCGCATGGCGAGTATGAGATCGGCGAGAACGCCAGCTACATCCGCACCATCGTCCCGCACACGAAGGACAAGCTCGTCTCCTACGCCAGACCAGGAACGAAACCCGGCACCTGGAACATCACGAATGAAGAAGAGGCCGCACTGCTGAAGAAACATCAGCTCATCGACCGCCCTCCCTTCAAGGATCACGGCGCCGTCTACCATCTCAAGACCACTGAGGAGATGATCGCCCTCGCGGACAAGGCCATCGCCGCCAAGGACATGGAGTACCTCGTGGTGCATGGCGTGGAGCGTGTGGGTCCCGTAGTGAAGTACCAGGACTTCTGGCCGCTCGCCCAGGCAGTCTTCTTCCCATTGCTGGACGGCTTGAAGGAACGCTCCGACAAAGGCGCACTCTGGGTCACAGACCACATCTCCTATCACCAGTATCTCACAGAGCGCGAAAGCGCTGAGGTGAAGATCGTAGAAGCAACGGACAAATCCATCCGCCTCCAGTTGACCTCCAAAGCGGACCCCAAGCTCTACGATCAACCACTCACCCTACTGACCCACGTGCCCACGACATGGAAGAAGTGCAGAATCACGCAGGGCACGCAGAAGACCACCGTCAGCGTGAGCAACGGCACTGCACGCTACGATGCGCTTCCTGGCGGCTCGGACATCGTGCTTCAGGAAGACTCCACCCCATAA